From the genome of Argentina anserina chromosome 4, drPotAnse1.1, whole genome shotgun sequence, one region includes:
- the LOC126789939 gene encoding uncharacterized protein LOC126789939 — MAMQIGLSRVLLIAGAGYTSILVRNGKLSDVIAEIQALLNGSGEQEGDSDKIASQMYNRLLEEIRTARQTVVLNANGGGQSNLSSLIVPAATLGAVGYGYMWWKGLKFSDLMYVTKRNMAAAVTNLTKSLDTVKEAVVNTKKHLTQRIQNLDDKVLEQNDLSKAIQKDVAGVQKNLTDLDINLVQLQQMVAGLGWKLESLEDKQDFANMGVSYLCSLISGKPVKMPENLQKQLKLSDDNARGGRYLPYSGDNIMIGLKSALEGTLLEGALAKDGITKLEEPPKNLPRSVSAKC, encoded by the exons ATGGCTATGCAAATAGGTCTCAGCAGGGTCCTCCTCATAGCTGGAGCAG GTTACACCTCCATCCTCGTCCGGAACGGCAAACTCTCCGACGTCATCGCTGAAATTCAG GCTTTGTTGAATGGATCAGGAGAGCAAGAAGGTGATTCTGATAAGATTGCATCACAG ATGTATAACCGATTGCTGGAGGAGATACGCACAGCGCGGCAGACAGTTGTGCTGAATGCAAATGGGGGTGGCCAAA GTAATTTGTCATCACTGATAGTGCCAGCTGCTACTCTGGGGGCGGTGGGTTATGGTTATATGTGGTGGAAG GGTCTTAAATTCTCGGATCTCATGTATGTGACAAAGCGTAATATGGCTGCTGCTGTTACAAACTTGACAAAAAGTCTGGATACTGTAAAAGAAGCTGTTGTC AATACAAAGAAGCACCTGACACAGAGAATCCAGAATTTGGATGATAAAGTGCTGGAGCAAAATGATCTGTCAAAGGCAATTCAGAAGGAT GTAGCTGGGGTTCAGAAAAATCTGACCGATCTGGACATTAACTTGGTTCAACTGCAACAAATGGTAGCTGGTTTG gGGTGGAAATTAGAATCTCTTGAAGACAAGCAG GATTTTGCAAATATGGGCGTCTCTTACCTCTGCAGCTTAATTAGCGGGAAACCAGTTAAAATGCCTGAAAATCTGCAG AAGCAACTAAAACTATCTGATGATAATGCACGAGGCGGCCGATATCTCCCATACTCGGGAGACAACATAATGATT GGGCTGAAAAGTGCTCTTGAGGGTACTTTGTTAGAAGGTGCTCTTGCAAAAGATGGTATTACCAAGTTGGAAGAGCCTCCAAAGAACTTGCCCAG GTCGGTGTCAGCCAAGTGTTGA
- the LOC126789938 gene encoding AP2-like ethylene-responsive transcription factor At1g79700, producing MDQLASSVKSELMTSTGKRPICMIEVDALVNKCVKRRRRDTSTGVSATVNNADQQQKTQPNPQSSATTTTTVKRSSRFRGVSRHRWTGRYEAHLWDKGSWNPTQRKKGKQVYLGAYDEEESAARAYDLAALKYWGTSTFTNFPVSDYESEIDLMNTLTKEEYLASLRRRSSGFSRGVSKYRGVARHHHNGRWEARIGRVFGNKYLYLGTYGTQEEAAHAYDIAAIEYRGINAVTNFDLSTYIRWLRPGPNALVADSQEQQKPNIVDFNSNIPSKEEKQMPIFSPNNSFAVEDIDTIRTRDIFQIQNTMPPISPSCTPKSSNSPTALSLLLKSSIFKELVEKNMTDENEESDDEKSHVVKNLLPQANSTENLKRILFEGIHNIPFSCSSNTDTLPALESPEKNMRPLWNNGAMNMFSSADFN from the exons ATGGATCAGCTGGCTAGTAGTGTTAAATCAGAACTCATGACGAGCACAGGGAAGCGTCCGATTTGCATGATAGAAGTTGATGCACTGGTTAATAAGTGTGTCAAAAGAAGGAGGAGGGATACATCTACGGGTGTTTCAGCAACAGTTAATAATGCGGATCAACAACAGAAGACACAGCCTAACCCTCAATCTAGTGCTACCACTACCACTACTGTCAAAAGAAGTTCCAGATTTCGCGGAGTCAGCAG GCATAGATGGACAGGTAGATATGAAGCTCATTTATGGGACAAAGGGTCTTGGAATCCAACACAGAGGAAGAAGGGGAAACAAGTTTATCTGG GCGCTTATGATGAGGAAGAATCCGCGGCAAGAGCTTATGACCTTGCAGCACTCAAGTACTGGGGAACATCAACTTTTACAAATTTTCCGGTGTCTGATTATGAGAGCGAAATTGATCTAATGAACACACTAACAAAGGAAGAATACTTGGCCTCTCTAAGAAG AAGAAGCAGTGGCTTTTCAAGAGGTGTATCCAAGTATAGAGGAGTTGCAAG GCACCATCACAACGGGAGATGGGAAGCAAGGATTGGAAGAGTGTTTGGAAACAAGTACCTGTACCTTGGCACTTACG GCACTCAAGAAGAGGCAGCTCATGCCTATGATATTGCAGCGATAGAATACAGAGGCATAAACGCCGTGACCAACTTTGACTTGAGCACATACATAAGATGGCTCAGACCAGGACCCAATGCACTTGTTGCTGATTCTCAAGaacaacaaaaaccaaatattgtagACTTCAACAGCAACATTCCAAGCAAGGAAGAGAAACAGATGCCAATATTTAGTCCGAATAACTCATTTGCGGTAGAGGACATTGACACCATAAGAACTAGGGACATTTTCCAAATACAGAACACTATGCCCCCTATCAGTCCTAGTTGCACTCCTAAGTCATCTAACTCCCCAACTGCACTAAGCCTCCTCCTCAAATCCTCCATATTCAAAGAGCTGGTGGAGAAGAATATGACTGATGAAAACGAAGAAAGTGACGATGAGAAGAGTCATGTAGTAAAAAACTTGCTCCCGCAGGCCAACAGTACTGAAAATCTGAAGAGAATTTTGTTTGAAGGGATTCACAACATCCCATTTTCGTGTTCTTCCAACACTGATACATTGCCTGCTTTAGAGTCCCCGGAGAAGAACATGCGACCGTTATGGAATAATGGTGCCATGAACATGTTCTCTTCAGCTGATTTTAACTGA
- the LOC126792463 gene encoding pectate lyase-like: MTIWTMAITTPGGSIFLVFLFFSSVAVFVSGQNYTAEEDEYWKQRAASAIKVAKESVHPDPHNVTEEFNAAVHKHIMGHNRTRRTLRGFKRYDGVCNATNPIDACWRCDPDWAENRQKMADCVMGFGKKTTGGKGGPIYVVTDGSDDDLVNPKEGTLRYAVTRKGPLWITFAHSMVIRLQQELLVTCDKTIDGRGFNIVFAYGGGITLQYVSNIIITNIHVKDIESKAGGTLMDSEDHVGLRTRSDGDGISLFGASNIWIDHVSMARTDDGLIDAIMLSTGVTISNSHFTDHNEAMLFGASNSHTQDKDMQITLAFNHFGQGLIQRMPRCRFGFFHVVNNDYTHWIMYAIGGNMNPTIISQGNRFIAPESQVSKEVTKREYSDPSEWKNWNWRSEGDVMENGAFFTESGDPNYAKSSKIAMMPFRPGSLAPSMSSFAGALECCVGQPC; this comes from the exons ATGACAATTTGG ACAATGGCAATCACCACACCCGGCGGGTCAATCTTTCTCGTCTTCCTTTTCTTCTCGAGTGTCGCTGTTTTCGTCAGCGGCCAAAATTATACTGCCGAAGAAGACGAGTACTGGAAACAACGAGCTGCCTCTGCTATAAAAGTTGCCAAGGAATCCGTTCATCCAGATCCCCATAATGTTACAGAGGAGTTCAATGCTGCCGTACACAA GCACATCATGGGGCACAATAGAACGAGGAGGACCTTGAGAGGTTTCAAGAGATATGATGGTGTCTGCAATGCCACCAACCCAATCGACGCATGCTGGCGGTGCGACCCCGACTGGGCCGAAAACCGCCAGAAGATGGCCGATTGCGTCATGGgatttggcaagaagactACCGGCGGCAAGGGTGGGCCGATTTACGTCGTCACTGATGGCTCAGATGATGATCTCGTCAACCCTAAAGAAGGGACCCTCCGCTACGCGGTGACACGGAAAGGTCCTCTCTGGATCACCTTTGCCCATAGCATGGTGATTAGGCTGCAACAGGAGCTACTGGTGACATGTGACAAGACCATCGATGGTAGAGGATTCAACATTGTTTTTGCCTATGGTGGTGGCATCACTCTCCAATATGTGAGTAATATCATCATTACCAACATTCACGTTAAGGACATTGAATCCAAAGCCGGTGGTACGCTCATGGACTCCGAGGACCATGTTGGTTTGAGGACCAGGAGCGATGGTGATGGCATCTCCCTCTTTGGCGCTTCTAACATCTGGATCGACCACGTTTCCATGGCGAGGACCGACGACGGGCTCATCGACGCCATCATGCTTTCCACTGGTGTTACCATCTCCAACTCCCACTTCACTGACCACAACgag GCGATGTTGTTCGGGGCAAGTAATAGCCACACTCAAGACAAGGACATGCAAATAACTCTGGCCTTTAATCACTTCGGGCAAGGATTGATTCAGAGAATGCCAAGGTGCCGATTTGGATTCTTCCATGTTGTGAACAATGACTACACCCATTGGATAATGTATGCTATCGGTGGTAACATGAACCCTACCATCATCAGCCAGGGTAACAGGTTCATTGCTCCTGAAAGCCAGGTCTCAAAAGAG GTGACCAAGAGGGAGTACTCAGACCCATCGGAATGGAAGAACTGGAACTGGAGATCCGAGGGAGACGTGATGGAGAATGGAGCATTCTTCACTGAATCCGGGGACCCCAACTATGCGAAATCATCCAAAATAGCTATGATGCCCTTCAGGCCTGGGAGTTTGGCCCCATCAATGTCTAGCTTTGCCGGCGCTCTAGAGTGCTGTGTTGGCCAACCATGCTAG